The region CGATAGAAGCACGGGCTGGGCTTGTTGCAAGGGCAAAGAAAAGAGCATAACAACAACATGATATTTACTGACATTGCAACACTGCTTTTTGGTTGCAGTGGTGATTGAAGTAAGGAAAAGGGGAGATAGGAAGAAGGAAAAACGAAGAAGAATACTGTGACCTCGTAATATTGGTCCAGATAAAGAATTGAACGGAAGggaaaaatatagaaagaagAAATATGGACAGGAAGATCAATCAGTTTAGTGATGGAGGAAAAGGACGATAGAAAGTTTGAGGCGTTTGGGCAGAAAGAAAGATAAGATTAAAAGGGAACAGAGGCTCTATTCAGTTTTATTTCCCTGATTGTCAACTATTGGGACTACAGACTCTTCTAGTTTCTCAATTGAATATAGTTATATCTTAATTAAAATTCTCATATTGGAATTTGCTATGCTCTGAGGGGCGGTGGTTCACCCTGAAATGTAACTGAGTATGTCCCTACTTGTTTTGCAGGTCTAGCTCCTTTGGCAGCTTTTGGATATGTCTGCAACACACTTATTCTATTAATCGCTGGCAATCCTAATTTACCGGTTGTGTGTTTTAACATTATGAATTAAGTTCTTGCTCATCTCAATAACCTACAATTAGTTCTAATGTAATATATTACTTCAATCTGTTTAATTCAGGTTATTCTTCTATTGGGATATGGACCAGATGCTCCTCAGCCAAGTTGTTTCTTCATAAAAGCTCAATTCAGATGGAAAAGACCCTCAAAAATGACGAAATAGAAGTGCTGTAACAACTCATAAACCGGTCGTTTTTCAGGAGGCCTTTGTTCACTTCATGATATGGTGTCTTCTGTCTGTTATGTGTTGTTCTTGTGCAGCATTTACCTTAAGGGCTTGGTGCTCGCAGAGATGTTTAAAAGTAAGACACAAGCATCGGTTCGCAaatattctttcttcttttttttttttttggctgtgTTCCATTAATTTGCTCTGAAATTTTACTCACAGCGTGTCCTCATATTGTCATGTTCGCTGGGAGTATGATTTCAAAAACTcttatatctataatatttcCAGATCTAATATAATACGTATGTGGATGATTTTTATGCCTGAGTGAACGTGAACAAAGTTTACATAATTTATCATGTAATCTGTCCTATGAATTATGACGTTTTGATAATATCTGTTCTTTTCTTTCGAATACTATAGGGTTGTTAGATgcttgattttttctttctggATGAGTATCGGATAATTTTCATCTCTGTTGTTAATCACCTTCCCTGcctttttgttggattttacaGGACTACGGATTTATTTTGACTGTAGGGATCTATCTCCGAATATAGGTGTTTTGTGTAAGCTTCTCTCAGGACCTGAAAGATATGGACAAACTATATAAATTCATGTCTTAACTAAATAAATTCATACTTTGCGTCTCTTATTTTTCCTACGCCTGTGTGAATAATGCAGGTACTTCTTTGCAGAAGTGTTCGAGTtcttcagaaattttttttctataggtTTCATTGTGAATATCCTTTTATGATATTACCTTGGCATTCGTCTGAAACACCGCCCATGCTTCCTTGCCTTTCGTGTATACTGCAATCTCGCAATGTTAAATCTATCCCTCTGTAAGTATTATTTTCTCTCACCATGTTTCAGAATCTGATGTATTAGTGCAACTACTCTGGTAAACTTAGTTTTTCTTGGAGATTTGCATCAGTGTAATTCATGCATTAAAGGCTGCCTATGGATTTATAAAAGAGGtaggttttttttatatatcatatGTATATCTTTAACTTGTTTCATTCTTGAAGGTGGGAGATTCAGCTTTATATTTGGCGTCTTCTGGGGCTTTTTTGCCAATGAATTAGCAGGTACTGTTCATTGTTGCTGTTgcttgtaataataattaacatgATGCTGTGTTATTATCACTGCAACATGCAGATATGCAattctctttcttccttttctttggATACATTGGAGTTTCTCTTCTTAGCCCTGTTATGCACAACCTGTGGATTGgagggtctctctctctctctctctctctctctctctctctctctctctctcaatattaTATACCATTGACATTACAAAATTTCAGGGCACTGGTAATGCAAATTTCTATTTTGCCACCGACTAGTTTACTCGTGCCTGCAGGTAAATTTCTATCTTTTCTAGCATCCTGACTGAAACCACAGTCGTATAACAAAAAATCACGACTTataaacgagagagagagagagagagagagagagagagagagagagagagagcgggcgCGTGGGAAAGGGGGAAGGGTTTTAGGGCATACGGCGGCGGAGGCTGGTGAGAGGGGTGGCGACCTCGGGGCGAGAGCCGAGGTGGAGATCACCGGGGAAGAGGATCAGCAGGAGGACGCGGAAgcccagcgccgccgccgccgccaacgccCAGTAGGGCCGGATCTCGGCCATCGCCGTTCCAGCCAAAGCGCCTTCGTTCGCTCCGAACGGACGGACCACCCTCCTCAACTAAAGAGTATAGACTCGTTACCTGGGAAGACCTGAATCTAATCACACCTCATTACTGCActctttctaaaaattatttttattagctAGAGGCTTAATTTCGTTTTCTTATCGACGGTTGTATATCTTACACCAtcgattcaaaaatttacaCAACGCCCGTAGAATTTTAGCAagtcataatatatatatatatatataaattattatgttggaatgcttctaatagtagaagtcattgatgctattaGACTTTCAGCTCTTTGATGAAAGGACGtgcaattaaaataataataattttttaaaattaaatgaatgattgattgaatagcataatttaatagatgaaaataattaaaaagttaaatttaatggtaaaaaatttaataacatcAAATACTTGGTGCGCTTAAAACAAtatttaatcaatatttattatattaatattaaatttactattttaatCAAAGGTAACAACACTGTGGAGATGTACATAGTGAGAAGACGAAATAACCTCCGAGGtagaattattaaaaaacttTATCAAGGCcacttatttttaaatatatttttgctagctattttattttcttttatcgcGGTGGGCTAAATATGCGCTCTACTACTTtccaaacatattttttaaGGAAGGTGTTAGCTTTCATCTAGATTATGGATTTATTATCTGTAGTGTTTGAATTTCAATAGTTTAATTGTTGTcctagaaaaaaatattagtataaaattcaaaatactatTAAGCTATTATTTTTCCATCCGTCTCTGTATTATATCAATCTCTACGGTACTATGAACAAAATTTTTGGATCCTTTCAGCGTCTATACCGGACAACAATAATGAAAAgtacaatgaaaaaaaaaaaaaaaaaaaccttgattCAATAGTAGGAGCgtagttaatattttttttttgagaaataaataataatctatctgtttcattcataaAACAAGATGAATTAAACGTACAAGCCTCAATAATCGGCAAGCCTCCTCTGCCACAGTAACTCCAATAATCTGCCCTTTCCAGATTACAAATTTCGTGGCAAATGTTGTCTCCCCGGTTATTACCATTCACCATCAGAGATGCGGATTCCGCAACATCATCTATAATTGCTGTGCAGTTGATTCTTAAATATTATTAGATTCTGATAGTTTCTGCAAAGTTCCTGATTGCGGCAAATTTGAGATTGACCATAGTATCTTTCCagaacattttaattttaattttagtatccaAATCTAACAACTATattaaaatcttttaatttatttgagatGGCAATAAATTGCAGAATGGAAATCAACTTAACATTAAATGTGAAACTAATTAAGATATGAATTGATTAAGACACGAAAGAGTTTAATCAAAACTCAGAAAAGGAAATTTTGTTCATATTTAGCATAATTCCTTGTAGTCGAGCTATTGTTTCCATTTTCGCAAGACGACTCTCTAATCTGGGCTGTTTGGTGGATAAAAGCTGCATCATCTGCATAACAAatccaacatatataaatatataaaaaggacAGAGtattaatatttgattaaataagAAATAGAACTTAGATCCTTAACACCCAAGGTAAAGGATGAACAAAGTAGATAAATTTACTCATAAGTACCTCTTGGTTAGCCTCTGGTGAGATGGTGCATGAATGCTTCATGAACTTGTCGCGCAAAAGCTTGCTGATTCTAAGTAGCATTGGACACTCACCGCACCGCGGCGCAGCGTAGATCAAGCTCGCAACTGCTTCTCGGAGCTCGTTAGGACACTGCCTGTTAACACAAAAGTCGTTAATGATCGATTTTTCATATGATTTGTTGGGGAAAAACATAAAAGAGGGAATTAGAAAATGGACCAACTTGTTGGTTTGGATTTGTTGTGCTCGTTCATGCAAGATTCGTAGGATTCGCTCCACCATGAATAGCACGTCGAGCAAGTTTTGCTCCTTGATTGCACGTTCAACCTGCGGCATATATCAGCGCCAAGTTTAAATCAAACCGGAAATAGCTACATTTTTCTGGTGAGGGTGTGCTTTGATGGTGCACGCCATTTGGATAATGAAACCCACAATCCTTCGTATGGGCACAATCGTCAACTAGTTTCGACAAAATAGACTCTAAATACATTAATATGTTCTCGACCAGgtctaaaattttgattctataaCTTGTCACAATCTTCAACTAGCCCAGAAACAAAATAGAATCTACAAATTTTGATCTCTTCTCGATGGTTCGGGCTCCAATTTTAAATTGATCTCTTCTCTGGACAAAAGGTTTGGATACATGGTGATCATTACAATGTTACATGGGCATTTTATACAATAAACAAACAAATTGCACCTGTGAAGGCTCAGTCCAAATCGCGCGTATGAATTTAAACTCATGGTGGGAAAAATCTAATCTAAAAGGCGCAGAGAAAGTCGAGCTTAATTACCCATAAGAGAGCTCGTTGTGTTTGCCCTGTTCTAAGCAGATCGGCGACGTCGGCCTCGGCTCGAGAGAGGCACTTTTGATGGGTCTTGACGAGTAGAGCCGTTTCGTCGAGGCAGAGAAGGATAAGAGCTTGAAGCTTACTGGTACTTGGTTTTCTAGCAGGAAGCATGATAAGGGGGGAGGTAGCGAGAGAGCAATAGTAACTTCTGAATTAACAGGGTAGTGATCATGATGATGATTGACTATAAATTGCGAGTTAGTGAGCCAATTTGTTCC is a window of Ananas comosus cultivar F153 unplaced genomic scaffold, ASM154086v1, whole genome shotgun sequence DNA encoding:
- the LOC109704748 gene encoding uncharacterized protein LOC109704748, coding for MLPARKPSTSKLQALILLCLDETALLVKTHQKCLSRAEADVADLLRTGQTQRALLWVERAIKEQNLLDVLFMVERILRILHERAQQIQTNKQCPNELREAVASLIYAAPRCGECPMLLRISKLLRDKFMKHSCTISPEANQEMMQLLSTKQPRLESRLAKMETIARLQGIMLNMNKISFSEF